Proteins from a genomic interval of Trichoderma breve strain T069 chromosome 2, whole genome shotgun sequence:
- a CDS encoding glycosyl hydrolases family 16 domain-containing protein translates to MHFQSLNLLALAISSVSATLSPNLPGMNLVWQETFVGEQGDMVDLTQWTVVTDLHNNQELETYTQSDSNMQLSGGQTLQLVPQQAPSGEWTSSRIESIQSWTPAPGKTMQVQAALRGGSSPLDTKQGMWPAFWMLGDSMRHGTPWPLCGELDIFEQINGQLTGYGTAHCDHTGGGACNEPSGLGQSIPIPQDDDFHTWALKINRSSNNWQTETIEWYLDGTLFHTLVGAQFGDEGLWATLAHSPMYIILNLAVGGTWPGDPNEATLPGWGNMFEVQYVAVYSS, encoded by the exons ATGCATTTCCAATCTCTCAACCTCTTGGCCCTGGCCATCTCCTCGGTCTCGGCCACTCTCTCCCCAAACCTTCCCGGCATGAACCTCGTCTGGCAAGAGACGTTTGTTGGCGAGCAAGGCGACATGGTTGACCTCACCCAATGGACCGTCGTCACCGACCTCCACAACAACCAGGAGCTCGAGACTTACACCCAGTCCGACTCCAACATGCAGCTCTCTGGCGGCCAAACTCTCCAGCTCGTCCCTCAACAAGCTCCCTCCGGCGAATGGACGTCTTCCCGCATCGAGTCCATCCAATCTTGGACTCCTGCTCCTGGCAAAACCATGCAAGTTCAGGCCGCTCTGCGTGGCGGCTCCAGCCCCCTCGACACCAAGCAAGGCATGTGGCCCGCCTTCTGGATGCTGGGCGACTCCATGCGTCACGGCACTCCCTGGCCTCTCTGCGGAGAGCTCGACATCTTTGAGCAGATCAACGGCCAGTTGACCGGCTACGGCACCGCCCACTGCGACCACACCGGCGGCGGTGCGTGCAACGAGCCCTCGGGCCTGGGCCAGAGCATTCCCATTCCTCAGGACGACGACTTCCACACCTGGGCTCTCAAGATCAACCGCTCGTCCAACAACTGGCAGACGGAGACGATCGAGTGGTACCTCGACGGCACCCTCTTCCATACCCTTGTCGGCGCCCAGTTTGGCGACGAGGGGCTCTGGGCTACGCTTGCGCACTCTCCAATGTACATCATCCTCAACCTTGCTGTTGGTGGTACATGGCCC GGTGACCCTAACGAGGCGACTCTGCCCGGCTGGGGCAACATGTTTGAAGTTCAATACGTTGCCGTCTACTCCTCATAA
- a CDS encoding subunit 11 of the general transcription factor TFIIH domain-containing protein: MTDSPRQPGGFIPPQGGLPSPAPSSASSRAASNLPHPRNSALRPGSNKEDMVRRFVDEKLLYVSRRYVKKFGNPNPGDTVVGFRTFGEVCRELDEIVNVLWKSGTPGLQIPFLLKLASDFTQYVRSFPPSSKASFDLLHKLDHCFASLLSGQDIETNETLPGFENGLRAGMTTTDMVRCRSLVEQTRVLMVEVMSSGEQEEEEDDDEDDDEDDGDETETGESYDAGGPSWDIDEDELHLDAARIYENTIVHLGKRLGDSLGNSVDSGEAGMSSTSTGMT; encoded by the exons ATGACGGATTCACCGCGACAGCCTGGGGGCTTTATTCCTCCCCAAGGCGGACTCCCTTCGCCGGCTCCCTCTTCAGCCTCTTCACGGGCAGCATCAAACCTGCCGCACCCGAGAAACAGTGCATTGCGGCCCGGATCAAACAAGGAGGACATGGTGAGGAGATTTGTAGATGAAAAGCTGCTTTACGTCTCACGCCGGTACGTAAAGAAGTTTGGAAACCCGAATCCAGGAGACACAGTGGTTGGGTTTAGGACCTTTGGGGAGGTGTGCCGGgagcttgatgagattgtgAATGTCTTGTGGAAATCAGGGACTC CGGGCTTGCAGATACCATTTCTGCTCAAGTTGGCCAGTGACTTTACTCAGTACGTCCGGTCATTCCCGCCGTCATCAAAAGCATCATTTGACCTGCTGCACAAACTGGACCACTGCTTCGCCAGCCTGCTCTCCGGCCAGGACATTGAGACGAATGAGACACTTCCGGGATTTGAAAACGGGCTGCGAGCGGGCATGACGACTACCGACATGGTCCGGTGCCGGAGTCTTGTAGAGCAGACGAGGGTGCTCATGGTGGAAGTCATGAGCAGTggtgagcaagaagaagaggaggatgatgacgaagacgacgatgaagatgatggcgacgaaaCAGAAACGGGTGAAAGCTACGATGCTGGTGGTCCGTCTTGGGACattgatgaggatgagctACATCTGGACGCTGCGCGGATCTACGAGAATACGATTGTGCATCTGGGGAAGAGGCTTGGGGACTCGCTGGGGAACAGCGTCGATAGCGGTGAAGCTGGCATgtcaagtacgagtacaggtatgACTTGA